The window CGACCCTCCGTACAAGTGAAAGAGTACCCTACACCCTTATCTCATTTGTGCTTATATATATGCGTGCACTTCTTGTAAAGTTCCTCACAGAAATTTAAGgagtatttcatcttccatctaCTATTTACTATTGATATCATTAATTAATTGAGTACTTGGAGAGTGAAAGAGTGGAACTATTTAGGGTGTATAAGAGATATATATAGAATGGGAAAAGAGATAATGAAAGCAGAAACTGCTGAGGAGACAACCTTCAACTGGTCATCGGATGAGGAAATTACAAAGATGCCTTTGTTAGCATTGAATCATGTTTCGTTTGTTTGCAAATCTGTTCCCAAAAGTGTCCAATTCTATGAGCAAGTTCTTGGCTTTGTTCTAATCCAGAGACCCTCTTCCTTTGATTTTGATGGAGCTTGGTAAATACACCTATTCTCTGTTTAATTTTTACTTGCATTTCTCCTAACATTTGAGAACTTATGACAATTTGGGTTGATTTTTCAGGTTATTCAACCATGGAATTGGAATACATTTGCTAGGAAAAGAAGATGCACCATCAAAGAAGGGAAAGATAAACCCAAAAGACAATCACATTTCATTTCAATGCTCTGATATGAACCTCATTATTGAGAGATTGGAAGAGTTGAAGATTGAGTATGTAACAGCAACTGTGAAAGAAGGTGGAGTCACTGTGGATCAACTCTTCTTTCATGATCCAGATGGCAACATGATTGAGATATGCAATTGCCAAAATATACCAATTCTTCCACTTTCCTCTTGTCCTCTCAAGAAGTTCAACAAATATCCAACCTTCAACCAAACCATGCCTAATTCTTTTTACGGTATGCATGTCTCTTCTTATTGTTTCAGTATTTTACCCATGATCTCTTAGAAAAAAGACTTTAACTAACTAATATACACCATCAGTGTAAAATAATTTGTATACATATCCACTGCTAGGTTATTCAAAAGATAATTATAGGTAACGGTGTGTATAAACTGAATTAGTCACTTGAAAATTAATTAGTACGAAAAGTAACATATGGTAGTACAACATATTAAAATTCActaaaatagtttgttttgaaaTGAGGACAAGATTTTTTACCAAAAGACCTGCTTAAGTTTGATTAATTCAACGGCACTGGAAAGAGAAGAATTAGACGTACGTTAACCTTGTATTTTATAGTAACATTAGTCTAATTCTTGTGTGTTTGAAAATGCAGGCAATGGAACCACTAAGATGAATTGCTTAGGGGAAATGGAATATCTGATGATGGAGAACTTAGCCATGAACATGATAGACATTTCATTTTGAATATTTATGCATATCTTGTACGGGACGATTCTTAcctaattcaataaaataaatacacaaaTTTCACCTGTTAAGATAATAGAGGCTCATTGTACTATTGATAGTTACTTCATAGATTAATCAAACCAGTTTATAAGAGGATATGAGGGTTCAAATATATCTCTCTCTCAAActctatatatacatataattttaataacaaaaatatttaatattggaATAATAATGACAAGCAAAACTtagaatgaaaataagaaaaaatttataTAGCTAtctatttacccttaaaattggataacaattaaacttataatatggtTTTAAGGACACGTAATTTCacttaatattaattgataaatATAAAGATTAATAGTAGAAATTAGCAATGAGATAAAGCAAACCAGCGTTTGAATAGAATTCAGCCCTCGAGCTTGAATACCCTCGAGCTGATTGGTACAAGaacatttaaaaatataacaagctgaCGAACAAGAATATGAGCTAAAGAGAGTGTTACATTGCTTTGATACGTGAGAACAATCTCtcttacaaatgattagaactccctttatatagtagatgaattCTACTTAAGGTACAATTCTATATATGGAAGGAAATCCATGATTAGATGAACAACCGGTCTTGACTTGATTCGCGCCAAGATTCTTGCCACGATCCTTGGCAGATCTCGGATGTCTCGATTTTCTATTACTCGACTTAGCTTCGATCTCCATTTTATTTGGTCTCGGTCTTGGTCGACCTCGAGCTTAATCGGTTCTAGGGTCTCGATAACTTAGCCCCGCGCTATAGATAAAAATCAAGGTCCAAACTTGATCTACCACGTTCTAGCCTTGGTCAGTTGAACAAAAAGGGGCatcccgattttgaccgtatatagatagtcccctagttttttggagtgtaatgatAAGAAACGAATTGAGTCCGAGTTCCTTTGCTTGTTCTTCTCAAAGCACCAAATATTCCAATCTCTATTCTTCCTTGCTCACAAAAACAAAATGGCCAAAACAT of the Nicotiana tabacum cultivar K326 chromosome 7, ASM71507v2, whole genome shotgun sequence genome contains:
- the LOC107797663 gene encoding glyoxylase I 4-like, whose product is MGKEIMKAETAEETTFNWSSDEEITKMPLLALNHVSFVCKSVPKSVQFYEQVLGFVLIQRPSSFDFDGAWLFNHGIGIHLLGKEDAPSKKGKINPKDNHISFQCSDMNLIIERLEELKIEYVTATVKEGGVTVDQLFFHDPDGNMIEICNCQNIPILPLSSCPLKKFNKYPTFNQTMPNSFYGNGTTKMNCLGEMEYLMMENLAMNMIDISF